From the Streptomyces nigrescens genome, one window contains:
- a CDS encoding DUF1266 domain-containing protein: MPPTDTERRLCEATARGDWDGQVAAIAGEDLYLAVPQQGQDPLPVYDDPAAGGKCIPVLTRGMLPPWQAQQFFDRVSVEELAQDWPNDKWRLAVNPGTPCAAYLAASRTHRAGWLRLRAQGGVRPGGMLVTHYGGPLHGPVAQGLACGAPIAVHHSVPWNELGTAFLDHAADAQTLRDQWSVTDPASWQQRLDQLLGGQFVPAETETALRARARAAEGQKDAAGEEPEAAGSPDAADTPAVPELVTRYEERFRTDGLLPADGRVVSLVALDHAHAVNLVRWGLGARLCAPHQAEQAVQQVIARAREVYGSWEEFAAGYALGRMLAFDNGWFGPQYAEAVHLHRVLTQDPSSPWRGLPFA; this comes from the coding sequence ATGCCGCCGACGGATACCGAGCGGCGGCTGTGCGAAGCAACGGCACGTGGGGACTGGGACGGTCAGGTCGCGGCGATCGCGGGTGAGGATCTGTATTTGGCGGTCCCGCAGCAGGGGCAGGACCCGCTGCCCGTCTACGACGACCCGGCGGCGGGCGGTAAGTGCATTCCCGTCCTGACCCGCGGCATGCTGCCGCCGTGGCAGGCGCAGCAGTTCTTCGACCGCGTTTCGGTGGAGGAACTGGCGCAGGACTGGCCGAACGACAAGTGGCGGCTCGCGGTGAACCCCGGGACGCCGTGCGCCGCGTACCTCGCCGCGTCACGCACCCACCGCGCCGGCTGGCTGCGGCTCCGCGCCCAGGGCGGGGTGCGGCCCGGCGGAATGCTCGTCACGCACTACGGCGGTCCGCTGCACGGCCCCGTCGCCCAGGGGCTGGCGTGCGGGGCGCCGATCGCGGTGCACCACAGCGTGCCGTGGAACGAACTCGGTACGGCCTTCCTCGACCACGCCGCGGACGCGCAGACCCTGCGCGACCAGTGGTCGGTGACCGACCCCGCCAGTTGGCAGCAGCGTCTGGACCAGCTGCTCGGCGGGCAGTTCGTCCCGGCGGAGACCGAGACGGCGCTGCGCGCACGCGCCCGGGCGGCCGAGGGCCAAAAGGACGCGGCCGGCGAGGAGCCGGAGGCCGCGGGCTCCCCGGACGCCGCGGACACCCCCGCCGTCCCCGAGCTCGTGACCCGCTACGAGGAGCGGTTCCGCACGGACGGGCTGCTGCCGGCCGACGGCAGGGTGGTGTCCCTGGTCGCGCTGGACCATGCGCATGCCGTCAATCTCGTCCGCTGGGGCCTGGGCGCCCGGCTGTGCGCACCGCACCAGGCCGAGCAGGCCGTGCAGCAGGTCATCGCGCGGGCCAGGGAGGTGTACGGCTCGTGGGAGGAGTTCGCCGCGGGCTATGCCCTGGGCCGGATGCTGGCGTTCGACAACGGCTGGTTCGGGCCGCAGTACGCGGAGGCGGTGCATCTCCACCGCGTCCTCACCCAGGACCCGTCCTCGCCGTGGCGCGGGCTGCCCTTCGCCTGA
- a CDS encoding YihY/virulence factor BrkB family protein: MGGSGMRRELDRTLLDRALGAAGPRQPAALPTWAQCRTALRRTPLSVWHDDVTDWAASLTYYSVLALLPSLIVTVSLIGLADPPATEQLINQISSLAPAEAGPTVHRALVGMAQQQTAAWVVVGGALISALWSSCSYLAVFRRALHAMHRTKDDRPPWRKAPRILCTALLLMALLISSAVALLVSGPIATALGRAVGLGEAGEATWNVLKWPLLLLLATVLAMVLFRSGPPSSRGVRRAAPGGVVAVLLWLISSAGFALYASYVGTFNRLYGSLAGPVVFLIWLWFSHLSLLSGAQFNVELARAGRVVRPRTGS; this comes from the coding sequence ATGGGCGGGAGCGGTATGCGCCGCGAGCTGGACCGGACACTGCTGGACCGGGCACTCGGGGCGGCGGGGCCGAGGCAGCCGGCCGCGCTGCCGACCTGGGCCCAGTGCCGTACCGCGCTGCGCCGTACGCCACTGTCCGTGTGGCACGACGATGTGACGGACTGGGCCGCGAGCCTGACGTACTACTCGGTGCTGGCGCTGCTGCCGTCGCTGATCGTCACGGTGTCGCTGATCGGTCTCGCCGATCCGCCGGCCACCGAACAGCTCATCAACCAGATCAGTTCGCTCGCCCCGGCCGAGGCGGGCCCGACCGTCCACCGGGCGCTGGTCGGCATGGCGCAGCAACAGACCGCCGCGTGGGTGGTGGTGGGCGGCGCCCTGATCAGCGCGCTGTGGTCGTCCTGCAGCTATCTGGCGGTGTTCCGCCGTGCGCTGCACGCCATGCACCGCACGAAGGACGACCGGCCGCCGTGGCGGAAGGCGCCGCGCATCCTGTGCACGGCGCTGCTGCTGATGGCGCTGCTGATCAGCAGCGCGGTGGCGCTGCTGGTGAGCGGGCCGATCGCGACCGCACTGGGCCGGGCCGTGGGGCTCGGGGAGGCGGGCGAGGCGACCTGGAACGTGCTGAAGTGGCCGCTGCTGCTGCTCCTGGCCACGGTGCTGGCGATGGTGCTGTTCCGTTCCGGACCGCCCAGTTCCCGCGGTGTGCGCAGGGCGGCCCCCGGCGGCGTGGTCGCCGTGCTCCTCTGGCTGATCTCCTCCGCCGGATTCGCCCTCTACGCCTCGTACGTCGGCACCTTCAACCGGCTCTACGGCTCGCTCGCGGGGCCGGTGGTGTTCCTGATCTGGCTGTGGTTCTCCCATCTGTCGCTGCTGTCCGGCGCCCAGTTCAATGTGGAACTGGCACGTGCGGGGCGCGTGGTACGGCCCCGCACCGGCAGCTGA
- a CDS encoding cryptochrome/photolyase family protein produces the protein MDVALCLFSSDLRLHDQPVLHAALRAAPQVVPLFVVDAGIAGAGFMVPNRAAFLADALADLDAGLRERGGRLVIRTGDVVTETCRVAAETGAGEVHLAAGVSGYALRRERRLGAELAAAGRSLVVHDAVITAQPPGAVLPSGPGKDHFAVFTPYFRRWQAAGRRSVLPAPRSVRVPAEVRSEKLPSAQVLCPAGEPSPALPEGGERAGRRRFGAWQRSGMAGYQDRQDDLPGDATSRLSPYLHFGCLSPVELVHKASGRSDAGAEAFVRQLAWRDFHHQVLAARPGAARADYRTKGDRWRYDGAEVTAWKEGLTGYPVVDAGMRQLLHEGWLHNRARMLVASFLTKTLYVDWRVGARHFLDLLVDGDVANNQLNWQWVAGTGTDTRPNRVLNPLVQARRFDPEGAYVRRWVPELAGLAGPAVHQPWKLSGPERAAYDYPDPVVDLADALVRFRRARGLE, from the coding sequence ATGGATGTAGCGCTCTGCCTGTTCAGCTCCGACCTCCGGCTGCACGATCAGCCGGTGCTGCATGCCGCGCTGCGGGCCGCGCCACAGGTGGTACCGCTGTTCGTCGTCGACGCGGGAATCGCCGGCGCCGGGTTCATGGTGCCCAACCGGGCGGCGTTTCTGGCCGATGCGCTGGCGGATCTGGATGCGGGGCTGCGCGAACGGGGCGGTCGGCTGGTCATCCGTACGGGGGACGTGGTCACCGAGACCTGCCGGGTTGCCGCGGAGACCGGGGCCGGGGAGGTGCACCTCGCGGCCGGGGTGAGCGGTTACGCGCTGCGCAGGGAGCGGCGGCTGGGCGCGGAGCTGGCGGCGGCGGGGCGTTCCCTGGTGGTCCATGACGCGGTGATCACCGCGCAGCCGCCCGGCGCGGTGCTGCCCTCCGGGCCGGGCAAGGACCACTTCGCGGTCTTCACCCCGTATTTCCGGCGCTGGCAGGCCGCGGGGCGGCGGTCGGTGCTGCCCGCGCCGCGCTCCGTACGGGTCCCCGCCGAGGTGCGGTCCGAGAAGCTGCCGTCCGCGCAGGTTCTGTGCCCGGCCGGCGAGCCGTCGCCCGCGCTGCCGGAGGGCGGCGAGCGGGCGGGGCGCCGCCGGTTCGGGGCCTGGCAGCGGTCGGGAATGGCCGGCTATCAGGACCGCCAGGACGATCTGCCCGGCGATGCCACCTCGCGGCTGTCGCCGTATCTGCACTTCGGATGCCTCTCGCCGGTCGAGCTGGTGCACAAGGCGTCCGGCCGGAGCGACGCCGGTGCCGAGGCCTTCGTACGGCAGCTGGCCTGGCGGGACTTCCACCATCAGGTGCTGGCGGCCCGGCCCGGTGCGGCACGCGCCGACTACCGCACCAAGGGCGACCGCTGGCGCTATGACGGCGCCGAGGTGACGGCCTGGAAGGAGGGCCTTACCGGCTATCCGGTGGTCGACGCGGGGATGCGGCAGCTGCTGCACGAGGGGTGGCTGCACAACCGGGCCCGGATGCTGGTGGCGAGCTTTCTGACCAAGACGCTGTATGTGGACTGGCGGGTGGGCGCGCGGCACTTCCTGGACCTGCTGGTGGACGGCGATGTGGCGAACAACCAGCTCAACTGGCAGTGGGTGGCCGGGACCGGCACCGATACCCGGCCCAACCGGGTGCTGAACCCGCTCGTCCAGGCCCGGCGGTTCGATCCCGAGGGCGCGTACGTACGGCGCTGGGTACCCGAGCTGGCGGGGCTCGCGGGCCCGGCGGTGCACCAGCCGTGGAAGCTGTCCGGGCCCGAACGCGCGGCGTACGACTACCCGGATCCCGTGGTGGACCTGGCGGACGCGCTGGTGCGGTTCAGGCGGGCGCGCGGGCTGGAGTGA
- a CDS encoding class I SAM-dependent methyltransferase produces the protein MSNPDRPGPGHHHPHDSAHPDWEVLGPHLERGAELYTPLYEQVADWLREPATGAPGPGSGGVRRVLDIGSGPGVVSCLLARAFPDAEVVAVDATEALLERARDRAVRLGLGDRVHTHPAELPDGLDALGGADLIWSSKALHHIGDQRAAVAALAGHLRPGGLLAIAEGGLAPRFLPRDLGIGRPGLQSRLDAAGEEWFTEMRAALPDAADETEDWPAFLADAGLRTPRTRSFLLDLPAPLSAGARAYVVANLTQARDMYGDRFDEDDLATLARLTDPEDAAGITRRPDAFFLSAQTVHTARAQ, from the coding sequence ATGAGCAACCCCGACCGGCCCGGCCCCGGGCACCACCACCCGCACGACAGCGCCCACCCCGACTGGGAGGTGCTCGGCCCGCACCTCGAACGGGGCGCCGAGCTGTACACACCGCTCTACGAACAGGTCGCGGACTGGCTGCGTGAGCCGGCCACCGGCGCGCCCGGCCCCGGCTCGGGCGGAGTGCGCAGAGTGCTCGACATCGGCAGCGGGCCCGGCGTCGTCAGCTGTCTGCTGGCCCGCGCCTTCCCCGACGCCGAGGTGGTCGCGGTGGACGCGACCGAGGCACTCCTGGAGCGGGCCCGCGACCGGGCCGTCCGCCTCGGCCTCGGCGACCGGGTCCACACCCATCCCGCCGAGCTCCCGGACGGACTCGACGCCCTCGGCGGCGCCGATCTCATCTGGTCGAGCAAGGCCCTGCACCACATCGGTGACCAGCGTGCCGCGGTCGCCGCCCTGGCCGGGCATCTGCGGCCCGGCGGACTGCTCGCCATCGCCGAGGGCGGTCTCGCCCCGCGCTTTCTGCCGCGCGACCTCGGTATCGGCCGCCCGGGGCTGCAGTCCCGGCTCGACGCGGCCGGCGAGGAGTGGTTCACCGAGATGCGTGCGGCGCTGCCCGACGCCGCCGACGAGACCGAGGACTGGCCCGCCTTCCTCGCCGACGCCGGTCTGCGCACCCCGCGGACCCGCAGCTTCCTGCTGGATCTGCCGGCCCCGCTGTCCGCCGGTGCCCGCGCCTACGTCGTGGCCAACCTGACCCAGGCGCGCGACATGTACGGCGACCGCTTCGACGAGGACGACCTCGCCACCCTCGCCCGCCTCACCGATCCCGAGGACGCCGCCGGTATCACCCGCCGCCCCGACGCCTTCTTCCTGTCGGCGCAGACCGTCCACACGGCACGGGCGCAGTAG
- a CDS encoding bile acid:sodium symporter family protein → MRRPPLPKLLSRLPVDGYILALVGTVALAALLPARGPAATAAEGASTGAVALLFFLYGARLSTREAMDGLRHWRLHLTVLACTFVVFPVLGLAARGLVPQILPPTLYTGLLFLCLVPSTVQSSIAFTSIARGNVAAAICAGSFSSLVGIVVTPLLAGLVLHGGGGGFSAGSLVSIVCQLLLPFLAGQLLRRWVGNWLIRHKKALGYVDRGSILLVVYTAFSAGMVQGIWHQVSALRLLCLLGVEAVLLAVMLSATWYGSKKLGFHRADRIAITFAGSKKSLAAGLPMASVLFGAQAGLAALPLMVFHQMQLMVCAVLAKRFAASAAPEAAVAGAAAGSAAVTEAAGDVVASGERR, encoded by the coding sequence ATGCGCCGCCCCCCTCTGCCCAAGCTCCTGTCCCGGCTGCCCGTGGACGGCTACATCCTGGCGTTGGTGGGCACCGTCGCCCTGGCCGCGCTGCTGCCCGCCCGCGGACCGGCCGCCACCGCCGCCGAGGGTGCCTCCACCGGAGCCGTAGCGCTGCTCTTCTTCCTCTACGGCGCCCGGCTCTCCACCCGGGAGGCGATGGACGGCCTGCGCCACTGGCGGCTCCATCTCACCGTCCTGGCCTGCACCTTCGTCGTCTTCCCGGTACTCGGCCTGGCCGCCCGCGGACTGGTCCCCCAGATCCTGCCGCCGACCCTCTACACCGGTCTGCTGTTCCTGTGCCTGGTGCCGTCCACGGTCCAGTCCTCGATCGCCTTCACCTCCATCGCCCGCGGCAATGTCGCGGCGGCGATCTGCGCCGGCTCGTTCTCCAGCCTGGTGGGCATCGTCGTCACCCCGCTGCTGGCGGGCCTGGTCCTGCACGGGGGCGGCGGCGGCTTCTCCGCCGGGTCACTGGTCTCGATCGTCTGCCAGCTCCTGCTGCCGTTCCTCGCCGGGCAGTTGCTGCGGCGGTGGGTCGGGAACTGGCTCATCCGGCACAAGAAGGCCCTCGGCTACGTGGACCGCGGCTCGATACTGCTCGTCGTCTACACCGCCTTCAGCGCCGGGATGGTCCAGGGCATCTGGCACCAGGTCTCCGCGCTGCGGCTGCTGTGTCTGCTGGGGGTGGAGGCCGTGCTGCTCGCGGTGATGCTGTCCGCCACCTGGTACGGCTCGAAGAAGCTCGGCTTCCACCGGGCGGACCGGATCGCGATCACCTTCGCCGGCTCCAAGAAGAGCCTGGCGGCCGGTCTCCCGATGGCCAGCGTCCTCTTCGGCGCACAGGCCGGGCTCGCGGCGCTGCCGCTGATGGTGTTCCACCAGATGCAGCTGATGGTCTGCGCGGTCCTCGCGAAGCGTTTCGCGGCGTCCGCGGCCCCGGAGGCGGCAGTGGCGGGCGCCGCCGCGGGAAGCGCTGCGGTGACGGAGGCCGCGGGGGATGTGGTGGCCAGCGGGGAGCGGCGTTAG
- a CDS encoding 4a-hydroxytetrahydrobiopterin dehydratase, which yields MNAQVEPLSATEVEERLAELPGWSVEGEQLRRHYLFHGHFPAAAMVLHIAQIQEELGHHADLTLGYNRIDIAVNTHSIGGRITHLDFGLARRIEEIAPGHGVR from the coding sequence ATGAATGCTCAGGTGGAACCGCTCAGCGCGACGGAGGTCGAGGAGCGTCTCGCGGAGCTGCCGGGATGGTCCGTGGAGGGTGAGCAGCTGCGCCGGCACTACCTCTTCCACGGGCACTTTCCGGCCGCCGCCATGGTCCTCCACATCGCGCAGATCCAGGAGGAGTTGGGGCACCATGCCGATCTCACCCTGGGCTACAACCGGATCGACATCGCGGTGAACACCCACAGCATCGGCGGCCGGATCACCCACCTCGACTTCGGTCTCGCCCGCCGTATCGAGGAGATCGCGCCGGGCCACGGGGTGCGCTGA
- a CDS encoding aldo/keto reductase: MSKVPSITLNNGVAMPQLGFGVWQVEDEQAFSAVGQALDAGYRSIDTAAIYGNEEGTGKALAASGIDRDELFVTTKLWNADQGHDATLRAFDTSLAKLGLEYVDLYLIHWPLPSKDTYIETYKAVEKLYADGRAKAIGVSNFLTEHLERLLGETSVVPAVNQIELHPQFQQAASRAFHARHNIVTEAWSPLGQGKGLLKDPTIAELAAKHGKTPAQVVLRWHLQLGNVVIPKSVTPSRIAENIDVFDFELDDADLSALAGLESGKRLGPDPATFDVA; this comes from the coding sequence GTGAGCAAGGTTCCGTCCATCACGCTCAACAACGGCGTCGCGATGCCGCAGCTCGGCTTCGGCGTCTGGCAGGTCGAGGACGAGCAGGCGTTCAGCGCCGTCGGCCAGGCCCTGGACGCCGGGTACCGCAGCATCGACACCGCGGCGATCTACGGCAACGAAGAAGGCACCGGCAAGGCGCTCGCCGCCTCCGGCATCGACCGTGACGAGCTCTTCGTCACGACCAAGCTCTGGAATGCCGACCAGGGCCACGACGCGACGCTCCGCGCGTTCGACACCTCCCTGGCCAAGCTCGGCCTGGAGTACGTCGACCTCTATCTGATCCACTGGCCGCTCCCGTCCAAGGACACGTACATCGAGACGTACAAGGCGGTGGAGAAGCTCTACGCGGACGGCCGCGCCAAGGCCATCGGCGTCTCCAACTTCCTGACCGAGCACCTGGAGCGGCTGCTGGGCGAGACCTCCGTCGTCCCGGCCGTCAACCAGATCGAGCTGCACCCCCAGTTCCAGCAGGCCGCCTCCCGCGCCTTCCACGCCCGGCACAACATCGTGACCGAGGCCTGGTCGCCGCTCGGCCAGGGCAAGGGCCTCCTGAAGGACCCGACGATCGCGGAGCTCGCCGCCAAGCACGGCAAGACCCCCGCCCAGGTCGTGCTGCGCTGGCACCTCCAGCTCGGCAATGTCGTCATCCCGAAGTCCGTCACCCCCTCGCGCATCGCCGAGAACATCGACGTCTTCGACTTCGAGCTGGATGACGCGGACCTCTCCGCGCTGGCCGGCCTGGAATCCGGCAAGCGGCTCGGCCCGGACCCGGCCACCTTCGACGTGGCCTGA
- a CDS encoding LysR family transcriptional regulator: MFEPAQLRTFLAVAQTLSFTQAAHRLGLRQSTVSQHVRKLEEAAGRRLFARDTHGVELTEDGEAMLGFARTILEANERAASFFAGTRLRGRLRFGASEDFVLTRMPEVLEEFRRDHPEVDLELTVELSGTLHELEAAGRLDLVLAKRRTEDSRGRLVWRDRLVWVGAERLRLDPQRPVPLVVYPPPALTRARALEALERAGREWRIACTSGSLNGLIAATRAGLGVMAHTRGMIPPGLVQIQPRAGLPELGGVDFVLLYGQLDRAARGPAEALADAILAGGDRLQLP; this comes from the coding sequence GTGTTCGAACCCGCCCAGCTGCGCACCTTTCTCGCCGTGGCGCAGACACTGAGCTTCACCCAGGCCGCGCACCGGCTCGGGCTGCGGCAGTCGACGGTGAGCCAGCACGTACGGAAGCTGGAGGAGGCCGCCGGGCGCCGGCTGTTCGCCCGGGACACCCATGGCGTGGAGCTGACCGAGGACGGCGAGGCGATGCTCGGCTTCGCCCGCACGATCCTGGAGGCGAACGAGCGCGCCGCGAGCTTCTTCGCGGGCACCCGGCTGCGCGGCAGGCTCCGCTTCGGCGCCTCCGAGGACTTCGTGCTGACCCGGATGCCGGAGGTCCTCGAAGAGTTCCGGCGGGACCACCCCGAGGTCGATCTGGAACTGACCGTCGAACTCTCGGGGACCCTGCACGAGCTGGAGGCGGCCGGTCGGCTGGATCTCGTCCTCGCCAAGCGGCGCACGGAGGACTCCCGCGGACGGCTGGTCTGGCGCGACCGGCTGGTGTGGGTGGGGGCCGAGCGGCTGCGCCTCGATCCGCAGCGCCCGGTCCCGTTGGTCGTCTACCCGCCACCCGCGCTGACCCGCGCCCGTGCGCTGGAGGCGCTGGAGCGCGCGGGCCGGGAATGGCGGATCGCCTGCACCAGCGGAAGCCTGAACGGACTGATTGCCGCAACCAGGGCAGGCCTGGGCGTTATGGCACATACGAGGGGCATGATTCCGCCAGGACTGGTCCAGATTCAGCCACGTGCCGGACTTCCGGAACTGGGCGGCGTGGATTTCGTTCTCCTGTACGGACAGCTCGACCGCGCGGCGCGGGGCCCTGCGGAGGCACTGGCCGACGCGATCCTCGCGGGCGGCGACCGCCTGCAGCTCCCCTGA
- a CDS encoding VOC family protein has protein sequence MPEVTAPYQPGTPCWIDLAAPDQQAAIDFYSQVFGWTGEIGPPETGGYAVCELHGKPVAGIMAAVPMGGQPAPPTVWTTYLAAADADATSQAVRGADGTVLMPVMDVMTLGKMCIAADPTGAVFGVWQAIDFPGAGIVNEHGALIWNELNTTDPSAAATFYKAALGIESSPMEGADNYYSLVVKDRPVGGMQPMSEQMPSDTPSHWLAYFSVADTDETVDKVTAAGGAALQRPFDMVAGRMAVVSDPQGATFAVIHPKPMDQG, from the coding sequence ATGCCTGAAGTCACAGCTCCCTACCAGCCCGGGACGCCCTGCTGGATCGACCTCGCGGCCCCTGACCAGCAAGCGGCCATCGACTTCTACTCCCAGGTCTTCGGGTGGACGGGAGAGATCGGGCCCCCCGAGACCGGCGGCTACGCGGTGTGTGAGCTCCACGGCAAGCCGGTGGCCGGCATCATGGCCGCGGTGCCGATGGGCGGCCAGCCCGCGCCGCCGACCGTATGGACCACCTATCTGGCGGCCGCCGACGCGGACGCCACCTCCCAAGCCGTGCGGGGTGCCGACGGCACGGTCCTGATGCCCGTCATGGACGTGATGACGCTCGGCAAGATGTGTATCGCGGCCGACCCCACCGGCGCGGTGTTCGGCGTCTGGCAGGCCATCGACTTCCCCGGCGCGGGCATCGTCAACGAGCACGGCGCGCTGATCTGGAACGAGCTGAACACCACCGACCCGTCCGCCGCCGCCACGTTCTACAAGGCCGCCCTCGGCATCGAGAGCTCCCCCATGGAAGGCGCCGACAACTACTACTCCCTGGTGGTGAAGGACCGTCCGGTGGGCGGAATGCAGCCGATGTCCGAGCAGATGCCGTCCGACACCCCCTCACACTGGCTCGCGTACTTCTCGGTGGCGGACACCGATGAGACGGTCGACAAGGTGACCGCGGCCGGCGGCGCGGCGCTGCAGCGGCCCTTCGACATGGTTGCCGGCCGGATGGCCGTGGTGAGCGATCCGCAGGGCGCGACCTTCGCCGTCATCCATCCCAAGCCGATGGATCAGGGCTGA
- a CDS encoding AMP-dependent synthetase/ligase yields MREFTVPPLATAPRVGGLADAVYEHAESDPDCVALARKDDAGNWQNVTSGQFRDEVIALAKGLLAQGVRFGDRVGIMSRTRYEWTLFDFALWSIGVQSVPLYPTSSAEQVFWMLHNAGVSACLVEHEDHAMTVGSVIDRLPQLRKLWQLDADPVAELTAAGAHIDDEVVHRHRMAVTPDATATIIYTSGTTGRPKGCLISHANFMAESDNIVLRYEKVFHSKPGDEAATLLFLPLAHVFGRMVQVAAIRGRVKLGHQPELAARALLPDLQTFQPTFILAVPYIFEKVFAAARRRAEADGKVGPFDKAVEIAVRYAEAQEHKAFGTGSGPGASLRMQHQFFDKVVYSKVRAAMGGRVRHAMSGGSAMERRLGLFFAGAGVRIFEGYGLTESTAAATANPPERTRFGTVGTPVPGTTVHIAEDGEIWLYGGQVFHGYHNDPKATDAVLHDGWFSTGDLGALDEDGYLTITGRKKEILVTSGGKTVSPVGLEERVRAHPLVAQCIVVGNDRPFIAALVTLDPEAVTHWLAMRDKPEMPATDLVRDPDLETEIRRAVVAANTLVSQAESIRTFRILANQFSEEHGLLTPSLKLKRKAIETTYTAEVDALYQA; encoded by the coding sequence TTGCGCGAGTTCACCGTCCCGCCTCTGGCGACCGCGCCCCGGGTCGGCGGGCTGGCGGACGCCGTCTACGAGCACGCCGAATCCGACCCCGACTGCGTCGCGCTGGCGCGTAAGGACGACGCGGGGAACTGGCAGAACGTCACCTCCGGACAGTTCCGGGACGAGGTCATCGCACTGGCCAAGGGCCTGCTGGCCCAGGGTGTCCGGTTCGGCGACCGCGTCGGCATCATGTCGCGTACGCGCTATGAGTGGACCCTGTTCGACTTCGCGCTGTGGTCCATCGGCGTCCAGTCCGTACCGCTGTATCCGACTTCGTCGGCGGAGCAGGTCTTCTGGATGCTGCACAACGCGGGCGTCTCGGCGTGCCTGGTCGAGCACGAGGACCACGCGATGACCGTCGGCTCGGTCATCGACCGGCTGCCGCAGCTGCGCAAGCTGTGGCAGCTGGACGCCGACCCGGTGGCCGAACTGACCGCGGCCGGTGCGCATATCGACGACGAGGTCGTCCACCGCCACCGGATGGCCGTCACGCCGGACGCCACGGCGACGATCATCTACACCTCCGGCACCACCGGCCGCCCCAAGGGCTGTCTGATCTCGCACGCCAACTTCATGGCCGAGTCCGACAACATCGTGCTGCGCTATGAGAAGGTCTTCCACTCCAAGCCGGGCGACGAGGCGGCCACGCTGCTGTTCCTCCCGCTGGCCCATGTCTTCGGGCGGATGGTCCAGGTGGCCGCGATCCGTGGCCGGGTCAAGCTGGGCCACCAGCCCGAGCTGGCGGCCCGTGCGCTCCTGCCCGACCTGCAGACCTTCCAGCCCACCTTCATCCTGGCGGTGCCGTACATCTTCGAGAAGGTCTTCGCCGCGGCCCGGCGCCGGGCGGAGGCGGACGGCAAGGTGGGGCCGTTCGACAAGGCCGTCGAGATCGCGGTCCGTTATGCCGAGGCGCAGGAGCACAAGGCCTTCGGGACCGGCTCCGGCCCCGGTGCCTCGCTGCGGATGCAGCACCAGTTCTTCGACAAGGTGGTCTACAGCAAGGTCCGGGCGGCCATGGGCGGCAGGGTGCGGCATGCGATGTCGGGCGGCTCGGCGATGGAGCGCCGGCTCGGGCTGTTCTTCGCCGGCGCCGGGGTGCGGATCTTCGAGGGCTACGGCCTGACGGAGAGCACCGCGGCCGCCACCGCCAACCCGCCCGAGCGGACCCGCTTCGGCACCGTCGGCACCCCCGTCCCGGGCACCACCGTGCACATCGCGGAGGACGGCGAGATCTGGCTGTACGGCGGGCAGGTCTTCCACGGCTACCACAACGACCCCAAGGCGACCGATGCCGTGCTGCACGACGGCTGGTTCTCCACCGGTGACCTGGGCGCGCTGGACGAGGACGGCTATCTGACCATCACCGGCCGCAAGAAGGAGATCCTGGTCACCTCCGGCGGCAAGACCGTCTCGCCGGTGGGCCTGGAGGAACGGGTACGGGCGCACCCGCTGGTCGCCCAGTGCATCGTCGTCGGCAACGACCGGCCGTTCATCGCCGCGCTGGTGACCCTGGACCCGGAGGCGGTCACCCACTGGCTGGCCATGCGCGACAAACCGGAGATGCCGGCCACCGACCTGGTGCGCGACCCGGACCTGGAGACCGAGATCCGGCGCGCCGTCGTCGCCGCCAACACGCTCGTCTCCCAGGCCGAGTCGATCCGTACGTTCCGGATACTGGCCAACCAGTTCAGCGAGGAACACGGGCTGCTGACCCCGTCGTTGAAGCTCAAGCGCAAGGCGATCGAGACGACGTACACGGCCGAGGTGGACGCGCTGTACCAGGCGTGA